A DNA window from Plasmodium brasilianum strain Bolivian I chromosome 12, whole genome shotgun sequence contains the following coding sequences:
- a CDS encoding ubiquitin-activating enzyme, with protein sequence MNFLCTYFYILIFIYLLSKKNQLVSRSLNSNIGKGVKDYSVPITNNYFSKWRFQGEHLDRTQGKKNIYILYNLYNINVRRKKRIKIKNTENVKIPEKIKNTENVKIPEKIKNTKKVKIPEKIKNTKKVKNYFSLHKYLIEEKQRKKNENIVGCVTRKNNLLTPGFDKNQMKCHENILNSANEKRSVDKSRDKSKEKYSADNDVQVYGSPFERSEKKKDFKKEGNEQIYKKEQLCEDCGNEENSDREENYDWEENPYDENNFLGEKNREGERSTSNEWKNRSDEINVNILEDEKKYSRQMYTHGYKEEKEIKKSKILIIGLNGTSSEICKNLILCGVKEIGIYDNHILTNNDVDNLFFCDKKLINKEKRSISCVQNMQNLNDNCKIKAITTNIFNSITDYDIIVSVNQRELFNININNLCRQEKKKFICVNTVGLFGRVFVDFGHFTFTNVMNSEQYKISNIAFQEDNLILHYLPYYNDIQINDKDRIKLCIKNANKMMNIECEVKNVCRGNNTITVSVIGVNFWHFASYALCKKILKYLEKIFFPYYIHFVTKLRKKLAEIYIQNLRDMIKKNKLNQVSVEKMHEQTKLNYTCLEEYLKKLKKKLSRGKILSYVLDFLSMSGNTNELSDEEVCFLCYDEIWKSKNEDEKIFPTDEIVKKFKILLTQQILKGITHKFKPIYQTFYFDKRDLFPFSKISKTYDGRYMNQLNFFGKNFQNFLNNLNILLIGSGALGCEFLKLLSLIGVSSSIRKRKIYSVSKAGHEQNNEQRVETKKEEDSSLKGEIEHRKIKRGGIIQIVDYDLIEESNLTRQFLFTTKDIGKLKCQVAADNIKRINEDINCLFLKMKVDESVLSNRDLLLKQFYVEEEKSKVQDVERKNMNGAATLFTPFEKGKKKKTVLCILCLDNLKSRVICDEFCLINSLPFIETGIEGLKGSSQIIMPFSSETYSSNSYDKEGNEEKSNSCTITSFPKNHKHIIEFSKSVYNNFFFDNVLKMNCFLNDPVYYFGHLCNYDNISNLVHFFNLTKIFFNLNFEENVHKLWNCIFVNNIINLLSNNKEDILKYYDGNTQSLPQPIYYNKQNKDHLLFYKCAINTFKKVLKNLMKIKPDMIDHIFYYKNWGDKKNGSNSVDLQIALTNLVEKNGLVINLKKLFYFLSVIKKNTNLKFYAIIEKELYDLFNNPLFIMSLIYVQKRNGKAKYVDEKKIKQKEQFPFFTPLICNLEDNKDDINFIFSITNVRSENYNFSKLNILDFFKICNNIIPSIVTVVSMIASLAMFEFYKVAYFLKLSECKGEEDPSNRPVCSNKRNIEKTRKMASEMEKMAEIKFCLKKLFSNHPNETVRVEKFKNLNIRVYKNIIYVQKGNKTLFYFFNIEYDKLARISSLLSNQYINLGDNFLTKCELNRLYTTSYENASIPLLKNVKFTLWNYIYIDIFRKNKINNNNQNNQNCTLGVCGFPSYIFTNQISVLSKEEKKNIKKYLDQVNKKLNNLEKVLRIDKPTGVDTTNKDFINEKEKYAYSSKNKITREHIDKIIKEIDLIFTFMDNEIYNKYISNVTSDKAFLNYVQANMCYVKKKIQLIEGGQGIGKEACTTVQNDLAYITMTVKNLQKNIEEIKSNVLLFFSINNTEENKKDITLDEFVRSVEQLFNVTIQTIGVKDKIIYSNFQTVSSSYCKQNYLYDILHELFKDQQDMKTFVLHIFATDNVTRAEIVLPDVQVNVHYHT encoded by the exons ATGAATTTtttgtgtacatatttttatattttaatttttatttatttattaagtaaaaaaaatcagTTGGTCTCACGTTCATTAAATAGCAATATAGGGAAGGGCGTAAAGGACTATTCCGTACCAATAACcaacaattatttttcaaaatggcGTTTTCAAGGGGAGCATTTGGACAGAAcacaaggaaaaaaaaatatatacattctttataatttatacaatataaatgtaaggagaaaaaaaagaataaagataaaaaatacagaaaatgtaaaaattccagaaaagataaaaaatacagaaaatgtaaaaattccagaaaagataaaaaatacaaaaaaggtaaaaattccagaaaagataaaaaatacaaaaaaggtaaaaaattatttctcattacacaaatatttaattgaGGAAAagcaaaggaaaaaaaatgaaaatatcgTTGGCTGTGTAACGAGGAAAAACAATCTTTTAACCCCTGGTTTTGATAAGAATCAGATGAAATGCCAtgagaatattttaaatagcgctaatgaaaaaagaagcgTAGACAAAAGTAGGGATAAGAGTAAAGAGAAATATTCGGCCGATAATGACGTTCAAGTGTATGGAAGTCCTTTCGAACgctcagaaaaaaaaaaagattttaaaaaggagggaaatgaacaaatatataaaaaggaacaaTTATGTGAGGACTGCggaaatgaagaaaatagcGATAGGGAAGAGAATTATGATTGGGAAGAAAATCcatatgatgaaaataatttcctTGGTGAAAAAAATCGTGAGGGTGAAAGGAGCACCAGCAATGAATGGAAAAATCGAAGTGatgaaataaatgtaaacatTTTGGAGGACGAGAAAAAGTATAGCAGACAAATGTACACACATGGATataaagaggaaaaagaaattaaaaaaagcaaaatattaattatcgGTTTAAATGGAACAAGCAGcgaaatatgtaaaaatttaattttgtgtGGAGTTAAAGAAATTGGTATATATGACAATCATATTTTAACCAACAACGACGTGGACAATCTCTTTTTTTGTGataaaaaactaataaataaggaaaaaagaagtatTTCCTGTGTtcaaaatatgcaaaatttaaacgataattgtaaaataaaagctATTAcaactaatatatttaatagtaTAACTGATTATGACATAATTGTATCTGTAAATCAGAGGGaactatttaatataaacataaataatctGTGCagacaagaaaaaaaaaagtttatatgtGTTAACACGGTTGGACTGTTTGGTCGAGTTTTTGTCGACTTTGGTCATTTTACCTTTACGAATGTAATGAATAGTGAGCAGTATAAAATAAGCAATATAGCATTTCAAGAggataatttaattttgcaTTACTTGCCATACTACAACGATATACAGATAAATGACAAGGATAGGATTAAATTGTGTATAAAAAATGCGAATAAAATGATGAATATCGAATGTGAAGTCAAAAATGTATGTAGGGGGAATAATACCATTACAGTATCTGTTATAGGAGTAAATTTTTGGCATTTTGCAAGTTATGCATTATgtaagaaaattttgaaatatttagaaaaaatattcttccCTTATTACATTCATTTTGTTACAAAATTGAGGAAGAAATTagcagaaatatatatacaaaatttgaGAGAcatgattaaaaaaaataaattaaatcaGGTGAGTGTTGAAAAAATGCATGAACAGACAAAGTTGAATTATACTTGTTTGGaggaatatttaaaaaaattaaaaaaaaaattaagtagggggaaaatattatcatacgTTTTAGATTTCCTTTCAATGAGTGGGAACACGAACGAATTGTCCGATGAAGAAGtatgttttttatgttatgacgaaatatggaaaagtaaaaatgagGATGAGAAAATTTTTCCAACAGATGAAATTgttaaaaagtttaaaattttat TAACTcaacaaatattaaaagggATAACCCATAAATTTAAGCCCATTTAtcaaacattttattttgataagAGAGATTTATTCCCTTTCTCAAAAATATCCAAAACGTATGATGGAAGGTATATGAATcagttaaatttttttggtaagaattttcaaaatttcctgaacaatttaaatattttgctGATCGGGTCAGGTGCTCTAGGTTGTGAATTTTTGAAATTGCTCTCCTTAATAGGAGTTTCTTCATCTataagaaagagaaaaatatatagcgTAAGTAAAGCAGGACATGAACAAAACAATGAACAAAGggttgaaacaaaaaaagaggaagacAGTTCATTAAAAGGTGAAATAGAACATAGGAAGATTAAAAGAGGAGGTATTATTCAAATAGTTGATTATGATCTCATTGAAGAGTCAAATTTGACTAGGCAGTTTTTATTTACAACAAAAGATATAGGAAAGTTAAAATGCCAAGTAGCTGCagataatattaaaagaattaacgAGGATataaattgtttatttttgaaGATGAAGGTGGATGAGTCGGTATTGAGTAACAGGGACTTGCTGTTAAAGCAGTTTTATGTTGAAGAGGAGAAAAGCAAAGTTCAGGACgttgaaagaaaaaacatgAACGGTGCAGCTACATTATTTACCCCTTttgaaaaagggaaaaaaaaaaaaacagtttTGTGCATATTATGTCTTGATAATTTGAAGAGTCGAGTTATTTGCGAtgaattttgtttaataaaCTCTCTTCCATTCATTGAGACAGGTATAGAAGGACTAAAGGGAAGTAGTCAGATTATTATGCCATTTTCAAGCGAAACGTACTCAAGTAATTCTTATGATAAAGAAGGGAATGAGGAAAAGAGTAACTCTTGCACGATCACGTCGTTTCCAAAAAATCATAAACATATCATCGAATTTAGCAAAagtgtatataataattttttttttgataacgttttaaaaatgaattgttttttaaacgatccagtatattattttggaCATTTATGcaattatgataatataagCAATTTAGTGCATTTCTTTAATTtaactaaaattttttttaatttaaattttgaagAAAATGTTCATAAATTATGGAATtgcatttttgtaaataatattattaaccttttaagtaataataaagaggATATACTGAAATATTATGATGGAAATACACAAAGTTTACCTCAacctatatattataataaacagAATAAAGACCATTTATTGTTCTACAAATGTGCAATTAACACTTTTAAAAAGgtcttaaaaaatttaatgaaaattaaacCGGACATGATagatcatatattttattacaaaaattggggagataaaaaaaatggcaGTAACAGCGTGGACCTTCAGATTGCCTTAACAAATTTAGTGGAAAAAAATGGCCTAGttataaatttgaaaaaattattttactttttatcagttataaaaaaaaatacgaatttaaaattttatgccATTATTGAAAAGGAGTTATATGATTTGTTTAATAATcctctttttattatgtcaTTGATATATGTTCAGAAGAGGAATGGGAAGGCAAAATAtgttgatgaaaaaaaaataaaacaaaaggagcaatttcccttttttactCCGCTCATTTGTAATCTGGAAGACAACAAGGatgatattaattttatttttagcatTACAAATGTAAGGAGTGAGAATTACAACTTTTCCAAGCTAAACATTTTggacttttttaaaatttgcaataatattattccGTCCATTGTAACCGTTGTGTCAATGATTGCTTCCCTGGCAATGTTCGAATTTTACAAAgtagcatattttttaaaattaagtgAATGTAAAGGGGAGGAGGATCCATCGAACAGACCCGTCTGTAGCAATAAGAGAAATATCGagaaaacaagaaaaatggCAAGTGAGATGGAAAAAATGGCAGAAATAAAATTCTGTTTGAAAAAACTCTTTTCAAACCACCCTAATGAAACAGTGCGTGTGGAGAAATTCAAAAACTTgaatatacgtgtatataaaaacataatatatgtacaaaaagGCAACAAgactttattttacttttttaacatCGAATATGACAAATTGGCAAGGATATCTTCTTTACTTAGTAAccaatatattaatttaggAGATAACTTTTTAACGAAATGTGAATTGAACAGGTTGTATACCACATCCTATGAAAATGCTTCAATacctttattaaaaaatgttaaatttaCATTGTGgaattatatctatatcgatatatttcgtaaaaataaaattaataataataatcaaaataatcaaaattGCACGTTGGGAGTTTGCGGTTTTccttcttatatttttaccaaTCAGATAAGCGTTCTTTCAAAAGAGGAgaagaaaaacataaaaaaatacttggatcaagttaataaaaaattgaataactTAGAGAAAGTGCTACGTATTGACAAACCAACAGGAGTAGACACAACAAATAAGGACTtcataaatgaaaaggaaaaatatgcatatagtAGTAAAAACAAGATTACCAGAGAACATATTGAtaagataataaaagaaatcgatttaatttttacctttatggacaatgaaatatataataaatatatatccaaTGTTACATCTGATAAAGCGTTTTTGAATTATGTACAAGCAAATATGTGTTATGTTAAGAAAAAGATCCAATTAATAGAAGGAGGACAAGGGATTGGTAAAGAAGCATGTACAACTGTACAAAACGATTTAGCATATATCACAATGACTGTTAAAAATCTACAAAAAAAcatagaagaaataaaaagtaacGTGCTCCTCTTTTTTAGTATTAACAAtacagaagaaaataaaaaagatataactTTAGACGAGTTTGTAAGATCTGTTGAACAACTATTTAATGTTACCATTCAGACAATAGGTGTGAaggataaaattatttattcgaATTTCCAAACTGTTTCTTCATCTTATtgtaaacaaaattatttatatgatattttacatgaattatttaaagaCCAACAGGACATGAAAACATTCGTTTTGCACATTTTTGCAACAGATAATGTTACCAGAGCAGAGATTGTTTTACCTGACGTTCAGGTAAATGTTCACTATCACACTTAG